Proteins co-encoded in one Hyla sarda isolate aHylSar1 chromosome 4, aHylSar1.hap1, whole genome shotgun sequence genomic window:
- the SYNM gene encoding synemin isoform X3 gives MQVKTGLGLEVAAYRALLEAESKKGTVIVTEHLVRDRPAGYVKSSVEESTKRYHRGAEYPMTRCKEQIRRNMDTTNVDRFITRTIPQQQIRPKYSNLDTTNSSYVSHIYENTSQNKSERWNTGTPIRYEISSKTEFPQTMYRPIISTFPSTKPTLITETRKEEKVKDLKPVARPRAHSKEAKKLDVHVSREDKKVDCISQRSSETKVTKENKASPKHVEKIQQALEPNLQYISKENVISDATITESVQKDIIRELVPQELPVKKERKKREQAKKRKEELEKVGDGDTNVAAGSMVDVQETTHVQKVVLGEKESGSENQQIVWEIPIQLEARKIENSTQKSYMEDNAKRNVSPMYVDDKRMFLENMDNLTAHRSGITEESDIRTKSVTLVDDILRHLGHASVSDDNKPNIVSIEKKQQESGDTTTIFGDKIVLDIPIQYEEGKREVRSETKNLEHTEQSRLLWDSQQTNVVSKDAAVLKDKEAMKANEYYEDNAKYTMDSNVDDSSLEHSEKKAIVTDILRQLGQPTALDDSNVTYMEKEEQCDDGFVKTHIFVESKTKEEIDLFDEPDLTDIWNTTATKSPAKTVPGSTGSLPGEVESRTTKKTILKDVTGKQAEEWIGNVIHSGLKTGTGKSINVEIVEESYGTFEFEKGEIPTPFHVEEAEDSCNVEESVISEQHSSISTEKWQDESQLREGPSQVEEVTEGGHADEEIDYFVHVPDDNPYLDEEEEETLRGQIHTEEESTVKYSWQDEFLQGSQGRKSLSELLKNATASEQSSYGEDKSDKAQQRWSSEEKTEQPHTESIVIEKKIEVPQEMKSSIMDLLSKDVKDPQEKLKGALHCLQGKLPQDLMEELSALAGEEQTQSSSLAVDIKKVGQPEESGAVTIVAEINVSQTVDADDVDMLELGKDVQSEMITIRKSNIKSSDDVTSFAKESDKYQELYDSMGTNNSEEYYTEEISIKGPTTTSIHFSPTREFSFGQISTDVSKFIKNIELSTNEQVTQEKTGSQHGSVGELSPTEINRSEHHFTIGPREMLSKKQIIFEGPVSETLKLDIVKSTEDTSDQNRSIRHIKISPTENFPAEQIIFHGPIFKTVSIGQNVTGGLSAKDDTAESVGQSLVYNENQGDQEIYSGEKSKDILLEGSIPKPNDLNITLDTTDDSAPIEFNFATQKVHAAKQIRYQGYVSEPESISSLKQSKDQPSINTSVHHIKLSPTREQIVFEGSLSPSFQIRGEDGFQMDDKNRYMRHIQLSSPDSHTSESTTFEGPTRESYESSEYIVSSPSGDSTESERSIKHIKLGPTEKSFTFQMDITKIATKHTGEEGGQESSTGIMSSRSEEQQELSQSYSELKEDSEVAESGYGEEEIAGISQPPYNITSHQVIGDMSEVEKTVQLQRIVHHGHTVSDDKKVAIVYLDDEEDEEEPDQDYLRRSF, from the coding sequence GTTACGTAAAATCTTCCGTTGAAGAATCAACAAAACGCTATCACAGAGGAGCTGAATACCCAATGACAAGATGCAAAGAACAGATAAGGAGAAATATGGACACCACAAATGTAGATAGGTTCATAACTCGCACAATACCACAACAACAAATCAGACCAAAATATTCAAATCTGGATACCACAAATAGTTCTTATGTATCCCATATATATGAGAATACAAgccaaaacaaaagtgaaagatGGAACACAGGTACGCCTATAAGATATGAGATATCCAGTAAGACTGAATTCCCACAGACTATGTATCGCCCAATTATTTCAACATTTCCATCAACCAAGCCCACACTCATAACTGAAACAAGGAAAGAAGAAAAAGTGAAAGATCTAAAACCAGTTGCCCGCCCAAGAGCTCATTCTAAAGAGGCCAAAAAGCTAGATGTACATGTTAGCAGAGAAGATAAAAAAGTGGATTGCATCTCACAAAGGAGTTCAGAAACAAAagtaaccaaagaaaataaagcaTCTCCAAAGCATGTAGAAAAAATACAACAAGCCTTGGAACCTAATCTTCAGTATATATCTAAAGAGAATGTGATCAGTGATGCAACTATAACAGAATCAGTTCAGAAAGATATTATCCGAGAACTGGTACCTCAAGAGCTTCCTGtcaaaaaagaaaggaagaaaagaGAACAagctaaaaaaagaaaagaggagtTAGAAAAAGTTGGAGATGGTGACACGAATGTAGCAGCAGGATCAATGGTTGATGTCCAGGAAACCACTCATGTGCAAAAAGTTGTACTTGGAGAAAAAGAATCAGGATCAGAGAACCAGCAAATTGTATGGGAAATACCAATACAACTGGAAGCAAGAAAAATTGAAAATAGCAcacaaaaaagttatatggaGGATAACGCAAAAAGAAATGTAAGTCCTATGTATGTGGATGACAAAagaatgtttctagaaaatatgGATAACCTTACAGCACATCGGAGTGGCATAACTGAGGAATCTGACATAAGAACAAAATCAGTAACTCTAGTTGATGATATTCTAAGACATTTAGGCCACGCTTCTGTTTCAGATGATAATAAGCCTAACATAGTCTCTATTGAGAAGAAACAACAGGAAAGTGGAGATACAACAACTATTTTTGGAGATAAAATTGTCTTGGATATACCAATACAGTATGAAGAAGGGAAAAGAGAAGTTAGGTCAGAAACAAAGAATCTAGAACATACAGAACAAAGCAGGCTTTTATGGGACTCTCAACAAACTAATGTGGTGAGTAAAGATGCTGCTGTTCTAAAGGATAAAGAGGCAATGAAAGCAAATGAATACTACGAAGACAATGCAAAGTACACCATGGATTCTAATGTGGACGATAGTTCATTAGAGCATAGTGAGAAGAAAGCTATTGTTACAGATATTCTAAGGCAATTAGGTCAACCCACTGCTCTGGATGATTCCAATGTAACCTACATGGAAAAAGAGGAGCAATGTGACGATGGCTTTGTAAAAACTCACATCTTTGTAGAGTCTAAAACAAAGGAAGAAATTGATTTGTTTGACGAACCTGACTTAACTGATATATGGAACACAACAGCCACTAAGTCACCAGCAAAAACTGTGCCAGGATCAACTGGAAGCTTGCCTGGTGAAGTAGAAAGCAGGACAACAAAGAAAACAATACTGAAAGATGTGACTGGAAAGCAGGCAGAAGAATGGATAGGAAATGTAATCCACTCTGGGTTAAAGACAGGGACAGGAAAGTCAATTAATGTCGAGATAGTTGAAGAATCTTATGGAACCTTCGAATTTGAAAAGGGGGAAATTCCAACTCCATTTCATGTAGAAGAAGCAGAAGATAGTTGCAATGTAGAAGAATCAGTCATTTCTGAACAACATTCCTCAATTAGCACCGAAAAGTGGCAAGATGAAAGTCAGCTCAGAGAAGGTCCATCTCAAGTTGAAGAAGTAACAGAAGGTGGGCATGCTGATGAAGAGATAGATTACTTTGTTCATGTTCCTGATGATAACCCCTACCTagatgaggaggaagaggagacctTACGAGGACAGATCCACACGGAAGAAGAATCTACTGTTAAGTATTCTTGGCAAGATGAATTTCTACAAGGATCCCAAGGTCGTAAGAGTTTGAGTGAGCTTCTAAAAAATGCCACGGCCAGTGAGCAAAGCTCATATGGTGAAGATAAGTCTGATAAAGCACAACAAAGATGGAGCAGTGAAGAGAAAACAGAACAGCCACACACTGAAAGTATTGTAATTGAGAAAAAAATTGAAGTGCCACAAGAAATGAAGTCATCAATTATGGATCTTTTGTCAAAAGATGTTAAAGATCCACAGGAAAAATTGAAAGGGGCATTACACTGCCTACAAGGAAAACTTCCACAAGATCTTATGGAAGAACTGTCAGCACTAGCTGGAGAAGAACAAACACAAAGCAGCAGTTTGGCAGTGGATATCAAAAAAGTTGGACAACCTGAAGAAAGTGGTGCAGTTACAATTGTGGCAGAAATAAATGTATCACAAACGGTAGACGCTGATGATGTAGATATGTTAGAGCTAGGTAAGGATGTTCAGAGTGAAATGATAACTATACGTAAATCAAATATCAAGTCATCTGATGATGTAACATCATTTGCAAAagaatctgataaataccaagaATTGTATGACTCCATGGGAACAAATAATAGTGAGGAGTATTACACTGAGGAGATCAGCATCAAAGGGCCAACTACCACAAGTATCCATTTCAGTCCCACAAGAGAATTTTCGTTTGGTCAAATTTCCACCGATGTAAGTAAATTCATAAAAAACATTGAACTTAGCACCAATGAGCAAGTCACACAAGAGAAAACGGgatcacaacatggctcagttGGTGAACTATCTCCAACAGAAATAAACAGGTCTGAACATCACTTCACAATCGGACCCAGGGAAATGCTCTCTAAAAAGCAGATAATCTTTGAGGGGCCTGTCTCAGAAACACTGAAACTGGACATAGTAAAAAGTACAGAAGACACTTCAGATCAGAACAGGTCTATTAGACATATTAAAATAAGCCCAACAGAAAATTTTCCGGCAGAACAGATTATATTTCATGGACCCATTTTCAAAACAGTCAGCATTGGGCAAAATGTCACAGGAGGGTTATCAGCTAAAGATGACACTGCTGAGAGTGTAGGCCAATCATTGGTTTACAATGAAAACCAGGGAGATCAAGAGATTTATTCTGGTGAAAAAAGTAAAGACATTTTATTAGAAGGATCTATTCCAAAACCTAATGATCTTAATATCACTTTAGATACCACCGATGACAGTGCTCCTATTGAATTCAACTTTGCTACTCAGAAAGTGCATGCAGCAAAACAAATTAGGTACCAGGGTTATGTTTCCGAACCAGAGTCAATTAGCAGTTTAAAACAGTCAAAAGATCAGCCCAGCATCAATACATCTGTCCACCATATTAAATTAAGTCCTACCAGAGAGCAAATCGTTTTTGAAGGCTCCCTCTCACCCAGTTTTCAAATTAGAGGAGAAGATGGTTTTCAAATGGatgataaaaatagatatatGAGACATATACAACTGAGTTCTCCTGATAGTCATACATCAGAAAGTACCACCTTTGAAGGACCAACTAGGGAATCCTATGAATCATCAGAGTATATTGTTTCATCTCCATCTGGGGATTCCACTGAGAGCGAGAGGTCAATTAAACACATTAAACTGGGTCCAACAGAAAAGTCATTTACATTTCAAATGGATATAACCAAAATAGCCACAAAGCATACAGGAGAAGAAGGAGGTCAAGAAAGCAGCACGGGGATTATGTCTAGTAGGTCTGAAGAACAACAAGAACTTAGTCAATCATATAGTGAATTAAAGGAGGATTCAGAAGTGGCAGAAAGCGGATATGGTGAGGAAGAAATTGCTGGCATCTCTCAACCCCCTTATAATATCACATCCCACCAGGTTATCGGTGATATGTCAGAAGTCGAGAAAACTGTGCAGCTGCAAAGAATTGTCCACCATGGTCACACTGTTTCTGATGATAAGAAAGTAGCCATTGTTTACCTTGAtgatgaagaagatgaagaagagCCTGATCAAGATTATTTACGGCGTTCATTCTGA
- the SYNM gene encoding synemin isoform X2, with the protein MRGCLPPPDDSHCACKIIINELETEKRTISLNITERLKEYHDLMQVKTGLGLEVAAYRALLEAESKKGTVIVTEHLVRDRPAGYVKSSVEESTKRYHRGAEYPMTRCKEQIRRNMDTTNVDRFITRTIPQQQIRPKYSNLDTTNSSYVSHIYENTSQNKSERWNTGTPIRYEISSKTEFPQTMYRPIISTFPSTKPTLITETRKEEKVKDLKPVARPRAHSKEAKKLDVHVSREDKKVDCISQRSSETKVTKENKASPKHVEKIQQALEPNLQYISKENVISDATITESVQKDIIRELVPQELPVKKERKKREQAKKRKEELEKVGDGDTNVAAGSMVDVQETTHVQKVVLGEKESGSENQQIVWEIPIQLEARKIENSTQKSYMEDNAKRNVSPMYVDDKRMFLENMDNLTAHRSGITEESDIRTKSVTLVDDILRHLGHASVSDDNKPNIVSIEKKQQESGDTTTIFGDKIVLDIPIQYEEGKREVRSETKNLEHTEQSRLLWDSQQTNVVSKDAAVLKDKEAMKANEYYEDNAKYTMDSNVDDSSLEHSEKKAIVTDILRQLGQPTALDDSNVTYMEKEEQCDDGFVKTHIFVESKTKEEIDLFDEPDLTDIWNTTATKSPAKTVPGSTGSLPGEVESRTTKKTILKDVTGKQAEEWIGNVIHSGLKTGTGKSINVEIVEESYGTFEFEKGEIPTPFHVEEAEDSCNVEESVISEQHSSISTEKWQDESQLREGPSQVEEVTEGGHADEEIDYFVHVPDDNPYLDEEEEETLRGQIHTEEESTVKYSWQDEFLQGSQGRKSLSELLKNATASEQSSYGEDKSDKAQQRWSSEEKTEQPHTESIVIEKKIEVPQEMKSSIMDLLSKDVKDPQEKLKGALHCLQGKLPQDLMEELSALAGEEQTQSSSLAVDIKKVGQPEESGAVTIVAEINVSQTVDADDVDMLELGKDVQSEMITIRKSNIKSSDDVTSFAKESDKYQELYDSMGTNNSEEYYTEEISIKGPTTTSIHFSPTREFSFGQISTDVSKFIKNIELSTNEQVTQEKTGSQHGSVGELSPTEINRSEHHFTIGPREMLSKKQIIFEGPVSETLKLDIVKSTEDTSDQNRSIRHIKISPTENFPAEQIIFHGPIFKTVSIGQNVTGGLSAKDDTAESVGQSLVYNENQGDQEIYSGEKSKDILLEGSIPKPNDLNITLDTTDDSAPIEFNFATQKVHAAKQIRYQGYVSEPESISSLKQSKDQPSINTSVHHIKLSPTREQIVFEGSLSPSFQIRGEDGFQMDDKNRYMRHIQLSSPDSHTSESTTFEGPTRESYESSEYIVSSPSGDSTESERSIKHIKLGPTEKSFTFQMDITKIATKHTGEEGGQESSTGIMSSRSEEQQELSQSYSELKEDSEVAESGYGEEEIAGISQPPYNITSHQVIGDMSEVEKTVQLQRIVHHGHTVSDDKKVAIVYLDDEEDEEEPDQDYLRRSF; encoded by the coding sequence GTTACGTAAAATCTTCCGTTGAAGAATCAACAAAACGCTATCACAGAGGAGCTGAATACCCAATGACAAGATGCAAAGAACAGATAAGGAGAAATATGGACACCACAAATGTAGATAGGTTCATAACTCGCACAATACCACAACAACAAATCAGACCAAAATATTCAAATCTGGATACCACAAATAGTTCTTATGTATCCCATATATATGAGAATACAAgccaaaacaaaagtgaaagatGGAACACAGGTACGCCTATAAGATATGAGATATCCAGTAAGACTGAATTCCCACAGACTATGTATCGCCCAATTATTTCAACATTTCCATCAACCAAGCCCACACTCATAACTGAAACAAGGAAAGAAGAAAAAGTGAAAGATCTAAAACCAGTTGCCCGCCCAAGAGCTCATTCTAAAGAGGCCAAAAAGCTAGATGTACATGTTAGCAGAGAAGATAAAAAAGTGGATTGCATCTCACAAAGGAGTTCAGAAACAAAagtaaccaaagaaaataaagcaTCTCCAAAGCATGTAGAAAAAATACAACAAGCCTTGGAACCTAATCTTCAGTATATATCTAAAGAGAATGTGATCAGTGATGCAACTATAACAGAATCAGTTCAGAAAGATATTATCCGAGAACTGGTACCTCAAGAGCTTCCTGtcaaaaaagaaaggaagaaaagaGAACAagctaaaaaaagaaaagaggagtTAGAAAAAGTTGGAGATGGTGACACGAATGTAGCAGCAGGATCAATGGTTGATGTCCAGGAAACCACTCATGTGCAAAAAGTTGTACTTGGAGAAAAAGAATCAGGATCAGAGAACCAGCAAATTGTATGGGAAATACCAATACAACTGGAAGCAAGAAAAATTGAAAATAGCAcacaaaaaagttatatggaGGATAACGCAAAAAGAAATGTAAGTCCTATGTATGTGGATGACAAAagaatgtttctagaaaatatgGATAACCTTACAGCACATCGGAGTGGCATAACTGAGGAATCTGACATAAGAACAAAATCAGTAACTCTAGTTGATGATATTCTAAGACATTTAGGCCACGCTTCTGTTTCAGATGATAATAAGCCTAACATAGTCTCTATTGAGAAGAAACAACAGGAAAGTGGAGATACAACAACTATTTTTGGAGATAAAATTGTCTTGGATATACCAATACAGTATGAAGAAGGGAAAAGAGAAGTTAGGTCAGAAACAAAGAATCTAGAACATACAGAACAAAGCAGGCTTTTATGGGACTCTCAACAAACTAATGTGGTGAGTAAAGATGCTGCTGTTCTAAAGGATAAAGAGGCAATGAAAGCAAATGAATACTACGAAGACAATGCAAAGTACACCATGGATTCTAATGTGGACGATAGTTCATTAGAGCATAGTGAGAAGAAAGCTATTGTTACAGATATTCTAAGGCAATTAGGTCAACCCACTGCTCTGGATGATTCCAATGTAACCTACATGGAAAAAGAGGAGCAATGTGACGATGGCTTTGTAAAAACTCACATCTTTGTAGAGTCTAAAACAAAGGAAGAAATTGATTTGTTTGACGAACCTGACTTAACTGATATATGGAACACAACAGCCACTAAGTCACCAGCAAAAACTGTGCCAGGATCAACTGGAAGCTTGCCTGGTGAAGTAGAAAGCAGGACAACAAAGAAAACAATACTGAAAGATGTGACTGGAAAGCAGGCAGAAGAATGGATAGGAAATGTAATCCACTCTGGGTTAAAGACAGGGACAGGAAAGTCAATTAATGTCGAGATAGTTGAAGAATCTTATGGAACCTTCGAATTTGAAAAGGGGGAAATTCCAACTCCATTTCATGTAGAAGAAGCAGAAGATAGTTGCAATGTAGAAGAATCAGTCATTTCTGAACAACATTCCTCAATTAGCACCGAAAAGTGGCAAGATGAAAGTCAGCTCAGAGAAGGTCCATCTCAAGTTGAAGAAGTAACAGAAGGTGGGCATGCTGATGAAGAGATAGATTACTTTGTTCATGTTCCTGATGATAACCCCTACCTagatgaggaggaagaggagacctTACGAGGACAGATCCACACGGAAGAAGAATCTACTGTTAAGTATTCTTGGCAAGATGAATTTCTACAAGGATCCCAAGGTCGTAAGAGTTTGAGTGAGCTTCTAAAAAATGCCACGGCCAGTGAGCAAAGCTCATATGGTGAAGATAAGTCTGATAAAGCACAACAAAGATGGAGCAGTGAAGAGAAAACAGAACAGCCACACACTGAAAGTATTGTAATTGAGAAAAAAATTGAAGTGCCACAAGAAATGAAGTCATCAATTATGGATCTTTTGTCAAAAGATGTTAAAGATCCACAGGAAAAATTGAAAGGGGCATTACACTGCCTACAAGGAAAACTTCCACAAGATCTTATGGAAGAACTGTCAGCACTAGCTGGAGAAGAACAAACACAAAGCAGCAGTTTGGCAGTGGATATCAAAAAAGTTGGACAACCTGAAGAAAGTGGTGCAGTTACAATTGTGGCAGAAATAAATGTATCACAAACGGTAGACGCTGATGATGTAGATATGTTAGAGCTAGGTAAGGATGTTCAGAGTGAAATGATAACTATACGTAAATCAAATATCAAGTCATCTGATGATGTAACATCATTTGCAAAagaatctgataaataccaagaATTGTATGACTCCATGGGAACAAATAATAGTGAGGAGTATTACACTGAGGAGATCAGCATCAAAGGGCCAACTACCACAAGTATCCATTTCAGTCCCACAAGAGAATTTTCGTTTGGTCAAATTTCCACCGATGTAAGTAAATTCATAAAAAACATTGAACTTAGCACCAATGAGCAAGTCACACAAGAGAAAACGGgatcacaacatggctcagttGGTGAACTATCTCCAACAGAAATAAACAGGTCTGAACATCACTTCACAATCGGACCCAGGGAAATGCTCTCTAAAAAGCAGATAATCTTTGAGGGGCCTGTCTCAGAAACACTGAAACTGGACATAGTAAAAAGTACAGAAGACACTTCAGATCAGAACAGGTCTATTAGACATATTAAAATAAGCCCAACAGAAAATTTTCCGGCAGAACAGATTATATTTCATGGACCCATTTTCAAAACAGTCAGCATTGGGCAAAATGTCACAGGAGGGTTATCAGCTAAAGATGACACTGCTGAGAGTGTAGGCCAATCATTGGTTTACAATGAAAACCAGGGAGATCAAGAGATTTATTCTGGTGAAAAAAGTAAAGACATTTTATTAGAAGGATCTATTCCAAAACCTAATGATCTTAATATCACTTTAGATACCACCGATGACAGTGCTCCTATTGAATTCAACTTTGCTACTCAGAAAGTGCATGCAGCAAAACAAATTAGGTACCAGGGTTATGTTTCCGAACCAGAGTCAATTAGCAGTTTAAAACAGTCAAAAGATCAGCCCAGCATCAATACATCTGTCCACCATATTAAATTAAGTCCTACCAGAGAGCAAATCGTTTTTGAAGGCTCCCTCTCACCCAGTTTTCAAATTAGAGGAGAAGATGGTTTTCAAATGGatgataaaaatagatatatGAGACATATACAACTGAGTTCTCCTGATAGTCATACATCAGAAAGTACCACCTTTGAAGGACCAACTAGGGAATCCTATGAATCATCAGAGTATATTGTTTCATCTCCATCTGGGGATTCCACTGAGAGCGAGAGGTCAATTAAACACATTAAACTGGGTCCAACAGAAAAGTCATTTACATTTCAAATGGATATAACCAAAATAGCCACAAAGCATACAGGAGAAGAAGGAGGTCAAGAAAGCAGCACGGGGATTATGTCTAGTAGGTCTGAAGAACAACAAGAACTTAGTCAATCATATAGTGAATTAAAGGAGGATTCAGAAGTGGCAGAAAGCGGATATGGTGAGGAAGAAATTGCTGGCATCTCTCAACCCCCTTATAATATCACATCCCACCAGGTTATCGGTGATATGTCAGAAGTCGAGAAAACTGTGCAGCTGCAAAGAATTGTCCACCATGGTCACACTGTTTCTGATGATAAGAAAGTAGCCATTGTTTACCTTGAtgatgaagaagatgaagaagagCCTGATCAAGATTATTTACGGCGTTCATTCTGA